The Impatiens glandulifera chromosome 3, dImpGla2.1, whole genome shotgun sequence genome contains a region encoding:
- the LOC124930582 gene encoding protein FAR-RED IMPAIRED RESPONSE 1-like — protein sequence MSSGADRSESVSLNESDMQCLSGSSTTNQVKTPQLGMLFSSENELRDFYKSYAQGVGFGICKQSSKKGNDGQQRYFCFGCSKQRKSISKGKNTFYPRPSSRTNCKARINIMVKNDGLFEITSMQLEHNHPLSPRKSRHFRCNKVLDSETKRKLELNDQAGITLSKSFKSFVVEAGGFENLSFDERKCRNYVIEARRLRLGNGDGEALNNYFSRMQNRNSNFSYMIDVDDDSRIRNIFWADARCKATYEYFSDVITFDTTYLTNAYDMPFAPFVGTNHHGESVLLGCGLISKEDSQTFIWLFKSWLTCMGGRAPQGIITDQCKAMEIAILEVFPNTHHRLCLWHIMKKIPSKFSSYAKYKLIKKNLKNVVYNSLTSDECETNWNKFIEEFNLGGNDWLNSLYEIRHKWLPAFVKDKFWAGMSTSQRSESMNAFFDGYVHSKTTLKQFVEQYDSAMKSKIEKEKASDFMSYNSCFPVISAYSIEKQFQNIYTNKIFTMVQNEIRALMYCNTSLMKQEGSTTVFEVVETVFGKGGADGKDIPFLVHYNESQCEMKCLCRLFEFRGIVCRHLIYVLFRLKISIVPDKYILNRWRKDVNRGYQEITNIYDDSYHIEEDKRRKNRLQPLWNEVSDLGSKNDENLLIVEEMLKETKQRLMDVNKIHSMEGDESRIAKSLHSPLKVRSRGRPPTKRKQSKLEQIVRNTVAKRRKKQEVISVLNHTIETFDTQSSQNVVIEPVVCSTNQS from the exons ATGTCTTCCGGCGCCGACCGATCAGAAAGTGTGTCATTGAATGAGAGTGATATGCAATGTTTGAGTGGTTCGTCAACAACAAATCAAGTCAAAACTCCACAACTTGGGATGCTCTTCTCATCAGAAAATGAACTGCGTGATTTTTACAAGTCCTATGCACAAGGTGTTGGTTTTGGAATTTGCAAACAAAGTTCAAAAAAAGGAAATGATGGCCAACAAAGGTATTTTTGCTTTGGATGCTCTAAACAACGTAAGTCTATTAGTAAAggaaaaaatactttttatccTAGACCTTCTAGCAGAACAAATTGTAAAGCACGAATTAACATCATGGTTAAAAAtgatggtttatttgaaattacaaGTATGCAACTTGAACACAATCATCCATTAAGTCCAAGGAAGTCAAGACACTTTAGGTGTAATAAAGTTTTAGATTCCGAAACGAAAAGAAAATTAGAGTTGAATGATCAAGCAGGAATTACATTGAGTAAGAGTTTTAAATCATTTGTTGTTGAAGCTGGTGGTTTTGAAAACTTGTCATTTGATGAGAGAAAGTGTCGAAATTATGTGATTGAGGCACGTCGATTGAGACTTGGGAATGGTGATGGAGAAGccttgaataattatttttctcgtATGCAAAATAGAAATTCAAATTTCTCTTACATGATTGATGTAGATGATGATAGTcgaataagaaatatattttgggCTGATGCAAGATGTAAGGCTACGTATGAGTATTTTTCAGATGTTATTACGTTTGATACTACTTATTTAACTAATGCATATGACATGCCTTTTGCACCATTTGTTGGAACAAATCATCATGGTGAATCTGTGTTGCTTGGATGTGGTTTGATTTCGAAAGAAGATTCACAAacttttatttggttatttaaatcATGGCTGACATGCATGGGAGGTCGAGCTCCACAAGGTATTATTACTGATCAATGTAAAGCCATGGAAATTGCCATTCTTGAAGTATTTCCGAACACTCATCATCGTTTATGTCTTTGGCATATCATGAAAAAAATTCCATCCAAGTTTAGTAGTTATGCTAAATACAAGTTGATAAAGAAAAATTTGAAGAATGTTGTGTACAATTCATTGACGTCTGACGAATGCGAGACTAACTGGAACAAATTCATTGAAGAATTCAATTTGGGGGGTAATGATTGGTTGAATTCTTTATATGAAATCCGTCATAAGTGGCTTCCAGCTTTTGTGAAAGATAAATTTTGGGCTGGGATGTCAACGAGTCaaagaagtgagagtatgaatgCATTTTTTGATGGATATGTTCATTCAAAAACAACGTTAAAACAATTTGTTGAACAATATGACAGTGCCATGAAAAGCaagattgaaaaggaaaaaGCTTCTGATTTTATGTCTTACAATTCTTGTTTTCCGGTCATTAGTGCTTATTCAATTGAGAAACAGTTTCAGAATATCTACACCAACAAAATATTCACGATGGTTCAAAATGAAATTAGAGCTTTGATGTATTGTAACACCTCATTAATGAAACAAGAAGGGTCCACTACTGTGTTTGAAGTGGTGGAAACAGTATTTGGGAAAGGAGGCGCAGATGGAAAGGACATTCCATTTTTGGTGCACTATAATGAGTCACAGTGTGAGATGAAGTGTCTGTGTCGCCTTTTTGAATTTCGAGGAATTGTGTGTAGACATTTGATTTATGTTCTTTTCCGACTAAAAATCTCTATAGTTCCTGACAAATATATTCTAAACAGATGGAGGAAAGATGTTAATCGTGGTTATCAGGAAATCACCAATATTTATGATGACTCATATCATATTGAGGAAGATAAACGAAGAAAAAATAGACTTCAACCATTGTGGAATGAAGTCTCAGATCTTGGGTCAAAAAATGACGAAAATTTATTGATTGTAGAGGAGATGCTGAAAGAAACAAAACAGAGGTTAATGGATGTTAATAAAATCCATTCTATGGAGGGTGATGAAAGTAGAATTGCGAAGAGTTTGCACAGCCCATTGAAAGTTAGGTCTCGTGGACGTCCACCGACGAAAAGAAAACAGTCCAAACTTGAACAAATTGTAAGAAATACGGTGGCCAAACGTCGGAAAAAG CAAGAAGTGATATCCGTTTTGAACCATACAATTGAGACATTCGATACTCAATCCAGTCAAAAT GTTGTAATAGAACCAGTTGTATGTTCTACAAATCAGAGTTGA